The Candidatus Hydrogenedentota bacterium genome contains the following window.
TCGCGGCTGGCCCGCGCGTCCACGGCGGCGCGCACCGCCGCCACGCGCAGTTCCTGGCCCGCGTAGATCGCCAGGGCCTTGATTGCCAGCATCGCCTCGCGCTCGCGATCCTCGCGCACGATCCCCAGCAGGTAGTCGAAGGCGTCGTCGCTGCGCGTCAGGGCGATCGGCAGCAGAAAATTCACGGGCGCGGACCGTCGGCCGGGCGATTCCAGGGCGCGGCGCAGGATCGCGAAGGATTCCGGCAGCCGCGCTTCGCCAATGGCCAGGGCGGCGCCTTCGGCAATCACCAGGTTGAAGGTGCGGAGGAACTGCGCGACAAAAGGCAGGGAACGTTCCGGGGCGAGCCGCATCAGGGCCTGCAAGGCGAGCGCGACGACATCGGGCTCTTCATCGCCCGCCAGCGCGCTCACCCGAAGCAGTAGTTCCGCCTGGTAGGCCCCCGAGTCGCCCAGGCACTCAACGGCCATGCGCCGGGTGCGCGCGTCGGGGTCGCGCAGGAGATTGGCAAGTTCCAGGTAGGCGTCGGGATAGCCCATATTGAGCAGCCCCTGAGCCGCCGCCCCGCGAACACCGGCCGCCGTGTCCTGGCTGCCCCGTGGCTCCGGATCCCGCCAGTCGCTTGCGCGCGGGCCCATATAGCGGGTTCCGCCGCCGTAGACCGGTTCCCGCTGGACATAGCGCGTCCCTGCAAGGAAGAATTCCGCGTCGGCGCAACCGAGCACGCTCAGCGCGTCCATGATCGGCTGCTTCGCGGCGCAGCCGGGATCGGACGTCACCGGCGATTCCAGAAAACGGTCGAAGGCGGCGCGAAGCTCGGGGATGAGCGCCTCGGCCTTCCATTCCTTCGCAAGTGCCGCCGCGCGCCCCGCGATATGGTTGTTCTGGTGCGCCAGGAGCCCGCGCAACGCCGCAACGCCGCTATCGCTCGGCGCCGCCTTCTCCAGGGCGCGAACTCGGTCGAGCGCTTCCTTGCTGGGGTCTTTTCTGGCCATGTCCCTAGCGTAAAACGCGTAACCCGCCGGTATCAAGGGCCGGAGCACACAGGGCAATCGCATTAGAACCCGATCGTGGCAGATGGGCGTATACTTGTGTTGATTTGGAACCTTGTAACACTTCAGCGGTCTGAAGTAGTCACCCTCGTCGCACCCAACGGTGGCGGCCCTCGGTGATCGAGCACCGTCATCCCCACGAAATGGGCTGTCGATTTACTTAACTCACCCTACACTATGGAAGGAATGAGCAGATCCGTCATCCCCGCGAACGCGGGGATCCAGTAACGCGATCGCACAAACCTCCGAATTCCACTGGATTCCCGCCTTCGCGGGAATGACGAAAACATCCAGTGTAAGTAAGGCATCTCGTATCGGCGAACGTCTTACTTCAGACGGCTGAAGTGTTTCGGAACCTTGAATCAAGGAAAGAGTGCGTGTTGGAGCGCCGGCATCTCTGCCGGCAAGGTCGGGGATTCGCCGCAGGCGAAATGCCCGCGCTCCGGCACGCGCCCTCTTCCGGGTTTCCCGTGGATCGTATGGCTATAGGCTCGTACACGAGGTTTAAAAGCGGTTGCCTTGCCGGGAGGCGTGATGCATTTCCCTTAGAAAACGCCCAGCGCGGTGAAACGGCGGGGCATGGGCTTGCCGTCGCACTCCACCGCGGTGAGGGGCGGGTGCGTCGCGTCCACGGATCCCTTCCAACGGGCGACCACGAGCAATTCCCGGCCGCGCGCGGCGACCAGGCGGCGGACTTCGCTGTCGGCCATATGGATAAAGGCGTTGGGCACAAGCGGGTGGGCCGTGCTGTGCAGGCGAACGATGGCGGAGGCCTCGCCGGGCCGCGGGGCCGTTCGAATGGTCACCGATCCGACCGCCTGAACACCGCGCGCCGGTACGTGTGCGAACTCGCCCCGCGTTTCCGGATTGTGGCTTCCGAAATAGCCCGCCAGGGTGATGTCGCTGGCGGAGACCTGAAAGCGCGGGCACGGGAGATCCACCGGCTCGCGAAGCCCGTTCCCGTAGACGCGGATGGCCCCGGGACGTTCCACATAGTAGACGGACGGGCGGAGCAGCAGCACGAGCGGCGGCCCCACCAGCGCGCAAAGCAAGGCCCCGAGCAACGCCTTGCGGGAATACTCCAGCAGATCGCCAACACGCATGTTCCGGCTTTCCTCACCGCGCGCCCCGATGCGCACGCGCCCTCCACTCCCTGGCCCAACCTCGGCGGCGTCCCGACGGCCGCTATGCTCCAGTATGACCAGGGGGATAGAATGGCGCAAGTCCCGCTTTGCGCCGCTCGGTACAACGCGGCGACCCAGTTTGCCGCGACCTGAACCTGGCGCCGTAGTGAATTGAGTTTCCGTATGCCCCGCTCCGTGCTGAATTGGCGTTGACCGCGCGCCCGGATGGAGCAAGCACAACCCCGGGGTTCCGTCGAACCGAGGCCCCGACAGGAGATATCCCCATGAATTCACTGAATCCCACCCGCCGTACTTTTCTCGCAAGCACGGCCGCTCTCGCCGGGGCGCTTGCCGTGGCGCCCGGCAGCGGCGCACAGGCCGCGGGCCCCTTTGAACTTCCGCCGCTGGGATACGCGTTCGGCGCGCTCGAGCCCCACATCGACGCCCGCACCATGGAGATTCATCACGGAAAGCACCATGCGGCGTATGTCAACGGGCTGAACGCCGCCGTGGAGGGGGTCGATGCGGTGAAGGGGCTGTCCGTGGAAGAGATTCTGCGGCGCATTGGCGCCGTTCCCGAGGACCGGCGCCAGGCCGTCATCAACCATGGCGGCGGTCACGCGAACCACACGCTGTTCTGGGATATTCTGACGCCCGGAGGAGCCCCCGAGCCGGGCGGCGCGCTGGCCGGGGCGATCGGCGAGACCTTCGGCGGGGCCGACGCCTTCAAGGAGCAGTTCGCCAAGGCGGCCATGGGCCGTTTTGGAAGCGGCTGGGCCTGGCTTGTCGTCAATCCTACCGGCGCGCTCGAAGTCGTAAGCACCCCGAACCAGGATTCGCCGCTGATGGCCGGCAGCACGCCGCTGCTCGGCCTGGATGTCTGGGAGCACGCCTACTACCTGCATTATCAGAATCGCCGGGCCGAATACGTGAATGCATTCTGGAACATTGTCAACTGGGACCGGGTTGCCAGCCGCTTCGGGGCCGCCACATCCTGATGCGCGGTTCCGACCGCGCCCGCCCGCCGCTTCAGCCCCGGCCTCGGGGCTGCGCGCGGGACGGCGGGTATGGTAGGGTTGGTGTTGGGTTGGCGGCGGCGCGCCGCCGGGTTTCGTCCGGAAAGAGGAGCAATATCAATGGCTGCCAAGCGTATCCTGATGATCGTGGGGGATTTCGTGGAAGATTACGAGGTCATGGTGCCGTTTCAGGCCCTGCAAATGGTGGGGCATACGGTGCATGCGGTCTGCCCCGACAAGAAGGCCGGCGATACTGTCCGGACGGCCATCCACGATTTCGAGGGCGATCAGACGTATAGCGAGAAGCCGGGGCACAACTTCTCCCTGAACGCGGCCTTCGGCGAGGTGGATCCGGTCTCTTACGATGCCCTGGTGCTGCCGGGCGGCCGCGCGCCGGAATACCTGCGCTTGCACGATAGCGTCCTGGACATGTGCCGCCACTTCGCCGAAGCGGAAAAGCCGATCGCGGCCATCTGCCATGGCCTCCAGATACTCTCCGCGGCGGGCGTGCTCTCCGGTCGGGCGTGCAGCTGTTATCCGGCGGTAGCCCCGGAAGTGCGCGCGGCGGGCGGCCAGTACGTGGATATCCCGGTGGATGCGGCGCACACCGAGGGCAACCTCGTGTCGGCGCCGGCCTGGCCGGCGCACCCGGCCTGGCTCGCGCAGTTCCTGGCGCTGCTGGGCACGCGCATTTCACACGAATAAACGAACGCCCCGGCGGGGCAATCCGCCGGGGCGACATTTCTTTCTTGTCTTCCGGGCGCTACCCCTGGATGTTCAGCACCGAGGATCCGTGCTGGTTGATGCGGGGCGCGTCTCCCGCCTGGGCCGCCGCCTGCTGGAAGGCCTCCTGCCAGGTGTCCCGCATGCCCGCCATCAGCTGGACGCACTCGTCGATCGGCTCGGCGGTCTTGCGGATATTCGCGGTGATGAGCAGGTGCTGGAAGTACTCGTAGAGGCGGTCCAGATTCCGGGACACTTCCCCCTGCTTCATATCCAGCGAACCGCGGAGTTCGGCGATGATCTCCTGCGCGCGGATCAGGTTGTTGTGGACCGCCTCATTCTTGCCCTTGCCGAGCTGGCGCTTCGCTTCTTCCGCGCGCTTGATGGCCCCGTTGAACAGCATGACAACGAGCTTGCCCTGCGACGCGGTTTCGACATCGACCGTGGTGTAGGTATTCAGTCTGGAAGCGGTAGCGGTCATAGCGGCACTCCTCTTCTGATTGCGAAGGCAATCGTTAAAAAACAATAGCGCGAAAGCGGCCCGAAAGCAAGGGCGGCGGCGGGCGGCGCGTCACCGGAACGACCCGATGCGGGAAAGCGCCGCGGCCTGATTCTGGTACACCGCCGAAATCTGTTCGAGCGCGGTGAACTGGCGGCGCAGGCGCGTCTCGCGCATCTCCAGACGCTCCTCGAGCCGCGCGATCTGGTCGTTGGCCGTCTGGATCTGCTGGTCTATCGTGCCGTTGGCCCGGATACGCTCGTTCAGGAAGCCGTTTGTCCGGGTTGCCGAGTCCAAAAACGTAAACAGCTTGTCCGCGATGCCGTTCTCCCCGTCATTCGCGAACAGTCTCTGCACGTTCAAACGGTCCTTCTGCAGCGCCTCGCGGAACTTGTCCTCGTCGAAGCTCAGCGTCAGCCCGGCCTCGCTGTTGAAGTCCGCGCCGCTGCTGATGCCCAGGTCGAGCAGGCTTTCGAAATCGCCGCCGAGCCCGGCCACCTGCTGAAAGATATTGTTTACGAGGAAGCTCTCAATGGACCGGATGCCGCTGTCGCCCCGAAGGTTTCCGTTCGCCCCGAGCTGGTTCCGGAGTTCCGAGAGCGCGGTGTTGAAATTCTCCACGAAGCCGCGGATTTCCTCCACGATGGCGTCGTTGTCGTTGGAGATCGTTATTGTGCTGGTCCCCGCGCTCAGCAGCTCCAGCGTGACGCCGCCAATGGCGTCCGTAATTGTCGTGGTGTTCCGCGTCTGGAGCGGCCCCCCGTTCACCGTGAACTGTGTGTTCGCGCCCGCCGTCTGCACCGCCGTGTCCAGGTTCACGAGATCCAGAAAATTGCTCGTGTCGCCCGCGCCGCCGAAGCGGATGGTGGGGCTGCCCAGCGTCTTCGAAACCACCCGGATCTGGTCCGTCGCGGAATCGTACGTGGCGTTTACGCCCGCGCCCGATTCGTTAATGGCGCCCAGCACGTCAAACAACGACTGCGACGAGGGGTCCACGGCGATGGAAACGCCGTTGATCGAAAAGGTTCCCGCGGTGAGCGCGCCATCGCGGAAGCTGTATTCATTCAAGGTCTGTGCCGGATCGACCGCGCCGAGATTGCGCGTGCTCGTGACCGAGGTGGACCCGTTCACGTCGGGGAGCTGGGTGGCGCCCGCCACGTTCAGGGCGCTCAACAGGTTGCTCGTGTCCGAACTGGCCCCGAAATTGATGATGCTGCCGTCGCCCGCCACCGTATTGGCGATCGTGACCTTATCCGAGACGCTGTCGTAGGTCGCCGTGATGCCGGCCGCGCTGCTGTTGATGGCGCTCAGCACCGAATCGAGCGAGTCGCTCGCCGGATCGACATTGAATTGCACGCCGTTGATGGTAAAGGTTCCGGCGGCGATTTCGGTCACGATGCCGCTGCTGTTCAGCGTGGCGGCGGAATTAATCGGTGCGCCTATGGATCCGCCGCTTACGGCGGTCGTGGCCGTGGCCAGTTGCTGCACGTCGATGGTGAAGGCGCCGGTGACCGGTGTGCTCGACGAGACCGAGGACGTCAGCACCTCGGGCTTGCTGGAAGTTGACGCATACGCGTTGAAAATGTTGTTGAGGCGGAAATCCTGCGCCGCGTTGCGGAGGGTCTGGAGCGTCGTGCGAAGCCCGCGAATAGCGGTTTGCTGCGTCTCCAATTGGGAGATGCGGTCCCGAATGCGCCGGATGGGCTGCCGCTCGAGCTGGATCAGCGACCGGATCAGGGACTCGCTGTCCAGGCCGGTAATCAGTCCGCCCGCGCTGAAGGTACCGCTCATAGTGACACTCCATCGGCCCGGGCCGCGCGCACGCGCCACATGGCGCACGGCTTGCCGGCCCAATCATCCAAGGGTTTTATCGGCAAATTTGCGCCAGGCTTTAGCGAGAATGGAGGCGTGGTGTGGGGCCGTGCGCGGGCGGGTATCCGCAGCGCTGCGACGACGCCT
Protein-coding sequences here:
- the fliD gene encoding flagellar filament capping protein FliD, whose amino-acid sequence is MSGTFSAGGLITGLDSESLIRSLIQLERQPIRRIRDRISQLETQQTAIRGLRTTLQTLRNAAQDFRLNNIFNAYASTSSKPEVLTSSVSSSTPVTGAFTIDVQQLATATTAVSGGSIGAPINSAATLNSSGIVTEIAAGTFTINGVQFNVDPASDSLDSVLSAINSSAAGITATYDSVSDKVTIANTVAGDGSIINFGASSDTSNLLSALNVAGATQLPDVNGSTSVTSTRNLGAVDPAQTLNEYSFRDGALTAGTFSINGVSIAVDPSSQSLFDVLGAINESGAGVNATYDSATDQIRVVSKTLGSPTIRFGGAGDTSNFLDLVNLDTAVQTAGANTQFTVNGGPLQTRNTTTITDAIGGVTLELLSAGTSTITISNDNDAIVEEIRGFVENFNTALSELRNQLGANGNLRGDSGIRSIESFLVNNIFQQVAGLGGDFESLLDLGISSGADFNSEAGLTLSFDEDKFREALQKDRLNVQRLFANDGENGIADKLFTFLDSATRTNGFLNERIRANGTIDQQIQTANDQIARLEERLEMRETRLRRQFTALEQISAVYQNQAAALSRIGSFR
- a CDS encoding DJ-1/PfpI family protein, producing MAAKRILMIVGDFVEDYEVMVPFQALQMVGHTVHAVCPDKKAGDTVRTAIHDFEGDQTYSEKPGHNFSLNAAFGEVDPVSYDALVLPGGRAPEYLRLHDSVLDMCRHFAEAEKPIAAICHGLQILSAAGVLSGRACSCYPAVAPEVRAAGGQYVDIPVDAAHTEGNLVSAPAWPAHPAWLAQFLALLGTRISHE
- the fliS gene encoding flagellar export chaperone FliS, with amino-acid sequence MTATASRLNTYTTVDVETASQGKLVVMLFNGAIKRAEEAKRQLGKGKNEAVHNNLIRAQEIIAELRGSLDMKQGEVSRNLDRLYEYFQHLLITANIRKTAEPIDECVQLMAGMRDTWQEAFQQAAAQAGDAPRINQHGSSVLNIQG
- a CDS encoding superoxide dismutase, which codes for MNSLNPTRRTFLASTAALAGALAVAPGSGAQAAGPFELPPLGYAFGALEPHIDARTMEIHHGKHHAAYVNGLNAAVEGVDAVKGLSVEEILRRIGAVPEDRRQAVINHGGGHANHTLFWDILTPGGAPEPGGALAGAIGETFGGADAFKEQFAKAAMGRFGSGWAWLVVNPTGALEVVSTPNQDSPLMAGSTPLLGLDVWEHAYYLHYQNRRAEYVNAFWNIVNWDRVASRFGAATS